A DNA window from Synchiropus splendidus isolate RoL2022-P1 chromosome 2, RoL_Sspl_1.0, whole genome shotgun sequence contains the following coding sequences:
- the LOC128753461 gene encoding adhesion G protein-coupled receptor L1-like isoform X1, with the protein MAASQWLLGVVLLTLTHVSPSSQAMSRATMPFGLLRRELACEGYPIELRCPGSDVVMVETANYGRTDDKICDADPFQMENTQCYLPDALKIMAQRCNNRTQCVVVAGVDVFPDPCPGTYKYLEIQYECVPYKVDQKVFVCPGSLLSIQPASSLLEAEHQSGAWCKDPLQSGDRLYVMPWTPYRTEVLYEYASWDDYRQNRVTTTYKLPSRVDGTGFVVYDGAVFYNKERTRNLVKYDLRTRIKSGEAVVPNANYHDTSPYRWGGKSDIDLAVDENGLWVIYSTEANNGRIVVSQVNPYTLRYEGTWATGFDKRGASNAFMACGVLYAVRSVFQDDEGQAEGRVGSDMVVYAYDTSRGQELPVQIPFPNPYQYISSIDYNPRDNQLYVWNNYYVLRYPLQFTPPPPTKGPLSSLMTTVRSYTATVALTPVRPSASHPIGVINRGPFDQRPITAMVPLTPRPPLRVPLAPGGPGQVGGCEGRVARGVQWPPTLKGETVERPCPKGSLGIASYQCVLSPVGWSSRGPDLSNCTSPWVSQIAQKIKSGENAANIAGELVNLTRGRIYAGDVSMSVTLIEQLLDILDSQLQALRPVNKESAPRNYNKLQKRERTCRAYVQAVVQTVDNLLGPEALVSWADMSSVDQSRAASLLLDAVEKGAFLLANNLYEGRFSDRTPNVDVEVYVLNTEADIQDIKFPHSYDSDSILQISAAALQQYSNNGQVKLVLSLYKNLGSFLSTQNSPLRLVLGVSQGSDVRRRSLVVNSHVISASVHRGSNRVYLSDPVVFTLRHLQLENHFGPNCSFWNTSKVSGGGRWSTQGCRLLDTNNTHTTCACNHLSSYAVLMTYEQPASGAGVEELLVYVISWVGIAVALVCLAACLTTLCCQGAPWHTDHSTIHCNLWANLILTELLFLVGANKTQYTVVCSIVAGLLHFSLLSVFSWLCLEGVELYLLQREVFEGRNSRRKYFYLCGYSVPSLVVAVSAAIDFRGYGSTTACWLRADNYFIWSFLGPASVIITLNLVILVMTLHKMHSTAALKPDSSRHDNLRAWAVGSLTLLFLQSVNWSSGLMFLSAPSLLLAYLFASLNTAQALLITILHCTLARKGQKDYGRCLRLSQCCVSSTTSSPDSVKGAALRSNSRYTSSQNRRATANRQSRIRRMWNDTVRRQTESSFIAADVNNTPTLNRAALGNHFLTNPVLQTHAGASPYDTMLAQGYNQPFTASVGTFRNKQKVGVSQSQESCGLDSVCLNGGYTPNTFTLHGLGSTPGSRAGVVGSTDLLREGGVGMGGDDISPGLLTPHSASELSSGAGMRRNLSDAAALEKMIISELVQSNLRPSVDMPVPPERYGSLARPHHPDRAALAHTATLTRQAQQSQEVWAATMQPTTRPNPQEPWAHMRHHTQDTEAHSMAHGQDHATTPQLQDGWPRTRAPGDPDSCDFLRDGDRLQLQGTLGRRGLQDRQQSRPPDVQARPYSTLSRTPGTLSRHRSTAESSCGTERDRERDRDRYRDRPLPPPPPPPPQEAEPLYKALEEPLLMKQREPPGVETWRGGHEREKDETYLLKRDGMIDDWRTAADRSRDECFASQKRNGETDDWRGGMERVRDEPLLLEKRDGRLDVWRGGPETEQQETFITQKKDFGIDGWRSGSGREKEESLFLKDRDGWRAGIERENEKQKDRALDVWRGGRDIDREESFLFESSEAGHDGRKRGKERGSLPFHAERDDSDGFTLPLTPDLDLDHDTSPIYTRDSNPSPLYPGDCHSPPLSIFPRSSPPMNVFAPRDTNSPPNNLYSRHSPQVYSRSSSPPRFYTRTSPPTLSYPDSSPDGQDGISPTGQSQQSALELPYSLGRPPLGPRPNHLQTFYQPPAMASNGDTAYTPEPTSDGDDGQMQRVTSL; encoded by the exons ATGGCGGCGTCACAGTGGTTACTGGGGGTGGTCCTCCTCACTTTGACTCACGTCTCTCCATCCAGCCAAG CCATGTCCCGGGCGACCATGCCGTTTGGGCTGTTGCGCCGAGAGCTGGCGTGCGAAGGCTACCCCATCGAACTGCGCTGCCCTGGAAGTGACGTAGTCATGGTGGAAACAGCCAACTACGGACGCACCGACGACAAGATTTGTGATGCGGATCCCTTCCAGATGGAAAACACACAGTGTTACCTTCCCGACGCCCTCAAGATAATGGCCCAGAG GTGTAACAACAGGACTCAGTGCGTGGTGGTTGCAGGGGTGGATGTCTTCCCAGACCCCTGTCCGGGAACATACAAGTACCTGGAGATCCAGTATGAATGTGTCCCCTACA AAGTGGACCAAAAAG TTTTCGTATGCCCCGGCTCGCTGCTCAGCATCCAGCCGGCCTCCTCTCTGCTGGAGGCGGAGCATCAGTCCGGGGCTTGGTGCAAGGACCCGCTGCAGTCTGGAGACAGACTCTACGTCATGCCGTGGACGCCGTACAGGACGGAGGTGCTGTACGAGTACGCCTCCTGGGACGACTACAGGCAGAacagagtcaccaccacctacAA GTTACCGAGTCGCGTAGACGGCACGGGGTTCGTGGTCTACGACGGTGCGGTGTTTTACAACAAAGAGCGAACACGCAACCTGGTCAAGTATGATCTGCGGACCCGGATCAAGAGCGGCGAGGCAGTAGTTCCCAACGCCAACTACCATGACACCTCTCCCTACCGCTGGGGCGGGAAGTCAGACATCGATCTGGCGGTGGACGAAAACGGTCTGTGGGTCATCTACTCCACCGAAGCCAATAATGGACGCATTGTGGTCAGCCAG GTGAACCCATACACCCTACGCTACGAGGGTACGTGGGCGACAGGCTTTGACAAAAGAGGGGCGAGCAATGCCTTCATGGCCTGTGGGGTGCTTTACGCCGTGCGATCCGTCTTCCAGGATGACGAAGGTCAAGCCGAGGGTCGGGTCGGTAGTGACATGGTTGTTTATGCGTATGACACTAGTCGTGGTCAAGAGCTTCCAGTCCAAATACCGTTCCCGAACCCGTACCAGTACATCTCCTCCATCGACTACAACCCTCGAGACAACCAGCTGTATGTGTGGAATAACTACTACGTGCTGAGATACCCGCTGCAGTTCACGCCACCTCCCCCCACGAAAG GGCCCCTCTCCTCTCTGATGACCACAGTTCGCTCCTACACTGCCACTGTGGCGCTGACCCCAGTACGTCCGTCAGCCTCTCATCCAATAGGCGTCATCAACCGAGGACCTTTTGACCAGAGGCCAATAACAGCCATGGTGCCACTGACCCCGCGCCCTCCTCTTCGCGTCCCACTGGCCCCTGGTGGACCTGGTCAAGTAGGTGGATGTGAAGGACGGGTGGCGCGCGGAGTCCAGTGGCCACCCACTCTGAAAGGAGAGACGGTGGAGAGGCCCTGCCCCAAAGGGTCACTTG GTATCGCCTCCTATCAGTGCGTGTTGTCCCCGGTGGGCTGGAGCTCCAGAGGGCCTGACCTTTCCAACTGCACTTCTCCCTGGGTCAGCCAAATCGCACAGAAG ATAAAAAGTGGGGAGAATGCAGCTAACATCGCCGGGGAGCTAGTCAACCTGACGCGTGGGCGGATCTACGCCGGTGATGTCAGCATGTCTGTCACGCTAATCGAGCAGCTCCTGGACATCCTGGACTCTCAGCTGCAGGCCCTGCGACCGGTCAATAAGGAGTCTGCGCCTCGCAACTACAACAAG CTGCAGAAGAGGGAGCGCACATGCAGAGCTTATGTTCAG GCTGTGGTCCAAACCGTTGATAACCTGCTGGGTCCAGAGGCTCTGGTCTCCTGGGCCGACATGAGCAGCGTTGACCAGTCACGTGCCGCGTCCCTGCTGTTAGATGCAGTCGAAAAAGGGGCTTTTCTACTGGCCAACAATCTCTACGAGGGTCGCTTCAGCGACAGAACGCCTAACGTCG ACGTGGAGGTTTACGTGCTGAACACTGAAGCAGACATACAAGACATCAAGTTCCCTCACTCCTACGACAGCGACAGCATCCTTCAGATCTCAGCCGCGGCTCTGCAGCAGTACAGCAACAATG GACAAGTGAAGCTGGTCCTGTCCCTTTACAAGAACCTGGGCTCCTTCCTGAGCACCCAAAACTCCCCGCTGCGACTGGTGCTTGGGGTCAGCCAGGGGTCAGACGTCCGGCGAAGGAGCCTCGTGGTCAACTCCCACGTCATCTCCGCGTCTGTCCACCGAGGCTCCAACCGTGTGTATCTCTCCGACCCGGTGGTCTTCACTCTCCGACACCTGCAG ctggAGAACCATTTTGGACCCAATTGCTCGTTCTGGAACACGTCAAAAGTGTCTGGCGGTGGCAGGTGGTCGACGCAGGGCTGTCGTCTCTTAGacaccaacaacacacacacgaccTGCGCCTGCAACCATCTGTCCAGCTACGCAGTGCTCATGACTTATGAACAACCAGCT TCCGGGGCTGGAGTGGAAGAGCTGTTGGTGTACGTCATATCGTGGGTCGGCATCGCTGTGGCGCTGGTGTGTTTGGCAGCCTGTCTCACCACCCTGTGCTGCCAGGGGGCGCCCTGGCACACAGACCACAGCACCATCCACTGCAACCTGTGGGCAAATTTGATCCTGACCGAGCTGCTCTTCCTGGTTGGAGCCAACAAGACTCAGTACACG GTGGTTTGCTCCATCGTAGCTGGGCTGCTCCACTTCTCCctgctgtctgtgttttcctggtTGTGCCTGGAGGGGGTGGAACTTTATCTGCTGCAGCGAGAGGTGTTTGAGGGACGCAACTCCAGGAGGAAATACTTCTACTTGTGTGGATACTCCGTCCCCAGCCTGGTGGTGGCGGTCTCGGCTGCCATTGACTTCAGAGGCTACGGCTCCACAACAGC GTGTTGGCTCCGAGCAGACAACTATTTCATCTGGAGCTTCCTGGGTCCCGCGTCAGTCATCATCACG TTGAATTTGGTGATCTTGGTGATGACCTTACACAAGATGCACAGCACCGCCGCCCTCAAGCCAGACTCCAGTCGCCATGACAACTTGAG AGCCTGGGCGGTGGGCTCCCTGACGCTGCTCTTCTTGCAGAGCGTCAACTGGTCGTCCGGCCTGATGTTCCTGTCAGCGCCGTCGCTCCTCCTCGCGTACCTCTTCGCCTCCCTGAACACAGCGCAGGCTCTGCTCATCACCATCCTGCACTGCACCCTTGCCCGCAAG GGTCAGAAGGACTATGGTCGATGTCTGCGTCTCTCCCagtgctgcgtctcctccaccaccagctcTCCTGACTCCGTGAAAGGCGCCGCTCTCCGCTCCAACAGCCGCTACACCAGCAGCCAGAACCGCAGGGCGACAGCCAACAGACAG AGTCGAATCCGCCGGATGTGGAACGACACCGTTCGGAGGCAAACCGAGTCTTCGTTCATCGctgctgatgtcaacaacaCTCCGACTCTGAACCGAG CTGCTTTGGGGAACCATTTTCTCACCAACCCAGTGTTGCAGACACATGCGGGAGCGTCTCCGTACGACACCATGCTTGCTCAAGGGTACAATCAGCCCTTCACTGCTTCAG TCGGAACCTTCAGAAACAAGCAGA AGGTTGGAGTGTCCCAAAGCCAGGAATCCTGTGGGCTGGACAGTGTTTGTCTCAACGGAGGCTACACCCCCAACACCTTCACCCTGCACGGTCTGGGGTCCACACCGGGGTCCCGAGCTGGAGTCGTTGGCAGCACAGATCTTCTGAGAGAGGGAGGAGTGGGGATGGGAGGCGATGATATCTCCCCAGGTCTCCTCACTCCTCACAGCGCCTCCGAATTGAGCAGCGGAGCTGGAATGCGTCGCAACCTCAGTGATGCTGCAGCGCTGGAGAAGATGATCATCTCAGAGCTGGTGCAGAGTAACTTGAGGCCCTCGGTGGACATGCCGGTGCCTCCGGAGCGCTACGGGAGCCTGGCGAGGCCACACCATCCTGACAGGGCCGCCCTCGCACACACTGCTACGCTGACTCGACAAGCCCAGCAGTCACAAGAGGTGTGGGCTGCCACCATGCAGCCCACCACACGGCCCAACCCTCAGGAGCCGTGGGCACATATGAGGCACCACACACAAGACACTGAAGCACATTCCATGGCGCACGGACAAGACCATGCCACGACGCCGCAGCTGCAGGACGGGTGGCCACGCACACGTGCTCCTGGAGATCCTGACTCGTGTGACTTTCTCAGAGATGGCGACAGGTTGCAACTGCAAGGCACTCTGGGTCGTCGAGGGCTACAGGACAGACAGCAGTCCCGGCCCCCTGATGTTCAGGCTCGCCCCTACTCAACTCTCAGCCGGACCCCTGGTACTCTGTCCCGCCACCGCAGCACAGCCGAGTCCAGCTGCGGCACAGAAAGGGACCGGGAGAGAGATCGGGATCGTTACCGAGACAgacctctccctcctcctcctccaccgccacCTCAGGAGGCAGAGCCACTTTACAAAGCTCTAGAGGAGCCGCTGCTGATGAAGCAGAGGGAGCCTCCGGGGGTGGAGACGTGGAGAGGAGGCCACGAAAGGGAGAAGGATGAGACCTACCTTCTAAAAAGGGATGGGATGATAGACGATTGGAGGACGGCTGCCGACAGGAGTCGAGACGAGTGTTTCGCCTCCCAAAAGAGAAACGGAGAGACGGATGACTGGAGGGGCGGAATGGAAAGAGTGAGGGATGAACCCTTGCTGCTGGAGAAGAGGGATGGGAGGCTGGATGTGTGGCGAGGAGGCCCAGAGACCGAGCAACAAGAGACCTTTATTAcgcaaaaaaaagattttgggattgatggatggaggtCCGGATCTggaagagagaaggaggaatCCCTGTTTTTGAAGGACAGAGATGGTTGGAGAGCGGGAATAGAGCGTGAGAACGAGAAGCAGAAAGATCGAGCGCTGGATgtctggagaggagggagggatatTGACAGGGAGGAATCCTTCCTGTTCGAGAGCAGCGAAGCGGGTCATGACGGGAGGAAAAGAGGGAAAGAAAGGGGGTCTTTGCCGTTTCATGCTGAACGGGATGATTCTGACGGCTTTACTCTTCCCCTGACTCCCGACCTTGACCTCGACCATGACACCTCACCGATCTACACCCGAGATTCAAACCCTTCACCCCTCTATCCCGGAGACTGTCACTCTCCACCTCTCAGTATCTTCCCGCGAAGCTCTCCGCCGATGAATGTCTTTGCACCCCGCGACACAAACTCACCCCCCAACAACCTTTACTCCCGCCACTCCCCGCAAGTGTACAGCCGCAGCAGCTCACCACCGCGGTTCTACACCCGCACCTCACCCCCGACGCTCTCTTACCCAGACAGTAGCCCAGACGGTCAAGACGGCATCAGCCCCACTGGTCAGTCTCAGCAGTCCGCTTTGGAGCTGCCGTACAGCCTGGGACGCCCTCCTTTGGGCCCGCGGCCGAATCATCTGCAGACCTTCTACCAGCCGCCGGCAATGGCCTCCAATGGAGACACAGCCTACACGCCAGAACCTACCTCCGATGGCGACGATGGACAGATGCAGCGGGTGACGAGCCTGTGA